The proteins below are encoded in one region of Marinobacter sp. F4206:
- a CDS encoding DeoR/GlpR family transcriptional regulator: MAQRRRQDLIMELIQQNGFVTTEELVDQFKVTPQTIRRDLNELAREKKLRRHHGGAGIDSSTVNTAYQARKIMDLEAKERIAEALVEMIPDNASMFINIGTTTETIARALLAKNNLQIVTNNLHVASILSAKEDFHVIIAGGEVRNRDGGIVGEATRDFINQFKMDFGIIGISGIHDDGSLLDFDYREVRVAQAIIANSDQVLLAADHTKFGRNAMVRLGNITQADHVFTDAQPPLDIRQLLTEHDVKLHIV; this comes from the coding sequence ATGGCACAGCGTCGCCGACAGGACCTGATCATGGAGCTGATCCAGCAGAATGGATTCGTAACCACGGAGGAACTGGTCGATCAATTCAAGGTAACGCCTCAAACCATCCGCCGCGACCTCAACGAACTGGCCAGGGAAAAGAAGCTTCGCCGCCACCACGGTGGTGCGGGTATCGACTCGAGTACGGTCAACACGGCCTACCAGGCCCGCAAGATTATGGACCTGGAGGCCAAGGAACGGATTGCCGAAGCCCTGGTTGAAATGATCCCCGACAACGCTTCGATGTTCATCAACATTGGCACCACCACGGAGACGATCGCCAGGGCCCTACTGGCAAAGAACAATCTCCAGATTGTCACCAACAACCTGCACGTCGCCTCCATCCTCTCTGCCAAGGAAGATTTCCACGTGATCATCGCCGGTGGCGAGGTCCGGAATCGAGACGGCGGTATCGTGGGTGAGGCCACCCGTGATTTTATCAATCAGTTCAAGATGGATTTCGGCATCATCGGCATCAGCGGCATCCACGACGATGGCTCACTGCTCGACTTCGATTACCGGGAGGTCCGTGTGGCCCAGGCAATCATCGCCAATTCGGATCAGGTCCTCCTTGCCGCAGACCACACCAAATTCGGCCGCAATGCCATGGTTCGCCTGGGCAACATCACCCAGGCCGATCACGTCTTCACCGACGCCCAGCCTCCACTGGACATTCGCCAACTGCTGACCGAACACGACGTCAAACTTCACATCGTCTGA
- the glpD gene encoding glycerol-3-phosphate dehydrogenase, which produces MTKEQDTFDVVVVGGGVNGTGIAMDAAGRGLKVLLCEMNDLASATSSSSSKLIHGGLRYLEHYEFRLVREALSERESLLRNSPHIMWPMRFRLPHRPHLRPAWMIRTGLFLYDHLAKRELLPGSRSIRFDSSDPLKPELTKGFEYSDGWVDDARLVVLTAKKAQQSGARIMTRTKCVKAERGTSNWKVTLSDTRDGTEQMVTTRAIVNASGPWVSKLFGETFSMPAPRAIRMVKGSHIVVPRLNKGTEAYILQNEDERIVFVIPYEDQFSLIGTTDVEYEGDPKQARISPEETKYLLDIVNAHFKRQLDADDVVWSYSGVRPLMDGEEENAHKASRDYSFEVSSDPGKAPLISVFGGKITTYRKLAEAATDKLCQFFPQAKGPWTKNAVLPGGDFDNQENLSARLQHDFPWLPANVISRYARTYGTSAYAFLRDCSSMEDLGQHFAGTLYATEVRYLTEAEWAMDAEDILWRRTKQGLYATEQDVENLDHFLQRQQGANPHETAMHHSA; this is translated from the coding sequence ATGACCAAGGAACAGGACACCTTTGACGTTGTTGTCGTCGGTGGCGGCGTGAACGGTACAGGCATCGCGATGGATGCGGCAGGGCGTGGTCTCAAGGTTCTGCTTTGTGAAATGAATGATCTGGCCTCGGCCACATCGTCCAGCAGCAGCAAACTGATCCACGGTGGGCTGCGCTACCTCGAGCATTATGAGTTCCGACTGGTCCGCGAGGCGCTTTCCGAACGTGAATCACTGCTCCGGAACTCTCCGCACATCATGTGGCCCATGCGCTTCCGGCTGCCTCACCGCCCTCACCTGCGGCCGGCCTGGATGATCCGGACCGGACTGTTTCTGTACGACCATCTGGCCAAGCGGGAGCTGCTGCCCGGCTCCCGATCAATCAGGTTCGACAGTTCCGACCCGCTGAAACCCGAGCTTACCAAAGGTTTCGAATATTCCGATGGCTGGGTAGACGACGCCCGGCTGGTCGTACTGACGGCAAAAAAGGCCCAGCAGTCCGGCGCCCGGATCATGACCCGGACCAAATGCGTGAAGGCCGAGCGAGGCACCAGCAATTGGAAGGTGACGCTCAGTGATACGCGGGACGGCACCGAACAAATGGTCACCACCCGGGCCATTGTCAACGCGTCCGGGCCCTGGGTGAGCAAACTGTTCGGTGAGACCTTTTCTATGCCTGCGCCCAGAGCCATTCGCATGGTCAAGGGCAGCCACATCGTTGTGCCCCGCCTGAACAAAGGCACCGAAGCCTACATCCTGCAAAACGAGGACGAGCGCATCGTGTTCGTGATTCCCTATGAAGACCAGTTTTCACTGATAGGCACGACGGATGTCGAGTACGAAGGAGATCCCAAACAGGCGCGAATCTCCCCGGAAGAGACCAAGTACCTTCTCGATATCGTGAACGCACATTTCAAGCGTCAACTCGACGCTGATGACGTTGTCTGGTCCTATTCCGGCGTTCGTCCCCTGATGGACGGCGAAGAGGAAAACGCACACAAAGCCTCCCGGGACTATTCCTTTGAAGTCAGCAGTGATCCGGGCAAGGCGCCCCTGATTTCGGTCTTCGGTGGAAAGATCACGACCTACCGGAAACTGGCGGAGGCGGCCACCGACAAACTCTGTCAGTTCTTTCCGCAGGCAAAGGGGCCCTGGACCAAGAACGCCGTTCTGCCGGGAGGCGATTTCGACAACCAGGAAAACCTGTCGGCCCGCCTGCAGCATGACTTCCCCTGGTTACCGGCGAACGTGATCAGCCGTTATGCGAGAACCTATGGAACCAGCGCCTACGCCTTCCTGCGCGACTGCAGCTCGATGGAGGATCTCGGCCAGCATTTCGCGGGCACGCTTTACGCCACCGAGGTTCGTTATCTCACTGAAGCCGAATGGGCCATGGACGCTGAAGACATACTGTGGCGCCGCACCAAACAGGGGCTCTACGCGACAGAGCAGGATGTCGAAAACCTCGATCACTTTCTTCAGAGGCAGCAAGGAGCGAATCCGCACGAAACAGCCATGCACCACAGCGCCTGA
- a CDS encoding ABC transporter substrate-binding protein: MTFRKAVFSACLLLLAVTTVSAETLKIGLNYPQTGRYKDQGLQQRLGTFLAVDEINQAGGVMGRQLELVIRNTRGEPAQGAKNTAEMIDREGAEMVFGGVSSAVAIASGKAARDRDRLYFGTLTYSNATTGSEGHGHMFREPYNAWMTAKALSQYLKRNHAGEKYFYITADYTWGWSVEESVRKFSETENATHHPGVKTPFPRALINDFREALEKAAASDAKVLMLVLFGDDMVRALNVAYEMGLTDKVQIVVPNLTLGMARQVGPTIMEGIVGGAPWVWNAPYEKNYPRGKEFVEAFSSRYEMRPSSAAASAYSIVYQYKEAVERAGTTNTSSVRAALEGHRYTFLKDEQQWREFDHQNEQTVYVVKVKPRNTVVADQYSSDYFNIIDSMPGNEATQTRAEWEDRRAQAGKPLTL; the protein is encoded by the coding sequence ATGACTTTCAGAAAAGCAGTCTTTTCTGCCTGCCTGCTATTGCTGGCAGTAACCACCGTATCCGCTGAAACCCTGAAGATCGGACTGAATTATCCCCAGACCGGGCGCTACAAGGATCAGGGTTTGCAACAACGACTCGGCACCTTCCTCGCCGTGGACGAAATCAACCAAGCCGGCGGCGTTATGGGCCGGCAACTGGAGTTGGTCATCCGCAACACACGCGGGGAACCGGCACAAGGGGCCAAAAATACCGCCGAGATGATCGACCGAGAAGGCGCGGAGATGGTCTTCGGTGGTGTCTCAAGCGCCGTGGCCATTGCCTCCGGCAAGGCGGCCCGGGACCGTGATCGACTCTATTTCGGAACACTGACCTACTCCAACGCCACCACCGGCAGCGAAGGCCATGGGCATATGTTCCGGGAGCCCTACAATGCCTGGATGACCGCCAAGGCGCTCAGCCAATATCTCAAGCGCAACCACGCCGGTGAAAAATACTTCTACATTACCGCCGACTACACCTGGGGCTGGTCCGTTGAGGAATCAGTGCGCAAGTTCTCCGAGACCGAAAACGCCACCCATCACCCTGGCGTTAAGACTCCATTTCCGCGGGCACTGATCAATGATTTCCGGGAAGCACTGGAAAAAGCGGCGGCCAGTGACGCCAAGGTGCTGATGCTGGTCCTGTTTGGGGACGATATGGTTCGTGCCCTGAATGTCGCTTACGAGATGGGCCTGACCGACAAAGTCCAGATTGTGGTGCCCAACCTGACCCTGGGCATGGCCCGCCAGGTCGGCCCCACCATCATGGAAGGCATCGTCGGTGGCGCGCCCTGGGTCTGGAACGCGCCTTACGAGAAAAATTACCCCCGGGGCAAGGAATTCGTCGAAGCCTTCTCAAGTCGCTACGAAATGCGGCCATCCTCTGCCGCTGCATCGGCGTACAGCATCGTGTATCAGTACAAGGAAGCCGTGGAACGGGCCGGCACCACCAACACCTCCAGTGTCCGGGCCGCTCTCGAGGGGCACCGTTATACGTTCCTGAAAGACGAGCAGCAATGGCGTGAATTTGACCACCAGAACGAACAGACGGTGTATGTGGTCAAGGTCAAACCCCGCAACACGGTGGTTGCCGACCAGTACAGCTCCGATTACTTCAATATCATCGATTCGATGCCGGGAAATGAGGCAACCCAAACCCGTGCGGAATGGGAGGATCGGCGTGCTCAGGCTGGCAAGCCGCTGACACTTTGA
- a CDS encoding uracil-DNA glycosylase family protein, which translates to MTDNLAKLPFQELVRRVRACTICKDVLPSGPRPVIQLSESSRILVVGQAPGRRVHDTGLPFNDPSGDRLRDWMGVTRDTFYDEQKLAILPMGFCYPGTGKSGDLPPRPECAPAWRQVLLDRLPDIELTLVIGRYAHAWHLPDGEVSVTGNVQNWKRFWPDVVPMPHPSPRNNLWLRRNPWFEEVTVPALRARIASILAET; encoded by the coding sequence ATGACTGACAATCTTGCCAAGTTACCCTTCCAGGAACTGGTTCGACGGGTAAGGGCCTGTACCATCTGCAAGGATGTGCTGCCGTCTGGCCCAAGGCCAGTCATCCAGTTGTCGGAGTCGTCTCGCATTCTGGTGGTCGGACAGGCGCCCGGTCGCCGCGTTCACGACACCGGGCTCCCCTTCAATGATCCCAGCGGTGACCGGTTGCGCGATTGGATGGGGGTGACCCGGGACACCTTCTACGATGAGCAGAAACTGGCCATTCTGCCGATGGGGTTCTGTTACCCGGGGACGGGAAAATCCGGTGATCTGCCCCCGCGCCCGGAGTGCGCACCGGCCTGGCGACAGGTTCTGCTTGATCGCTTGCCGGATATTGAATTGACGCTGGTGATTGGCCGGTACGCCCATGCCTGGCATCTGCCGGATGGCGAGGTCTCGGTGACGGGTAATGTACAGAACTGGAAGCGCTTCTGGCCAGACGTGGTGCCAATGCCGCACCCCAGCCCCCGCAACAATCTGTGGTTACGCAGGAATCCCTGGTTTGAAGAGGTCACTGTCCCGGCGCTGCGGGCGCGAATTGCCTCGATCCTGGCAGAGACCTGA
- a CDS encoding triacylglycerol lipase, whose translation MKNPSTLKKLGAAALIAAGILSAPQAMARDADLTQYPVVFAHGMAGFDDILGYDYWGDDYGTFVLDPCDKLFESNCNGDINDNQRSFVSAVTPFQSSEVRGYQLANNIESYMATSGASRVNIVSHSQGGIDARKAARLLRERKGYRVVETHVSISSPHRGSPAAKYILDYYANSVTETLANYFGDIVYNSGNDAIAGAKQLVYNDYDANDGVTTGLKAFNQKYPSSTSYVANSVSLMTAQDGGNVNPALWLLSELIYDIDGDGYCYDDCNNDGAAGQGDGNPNERDDDGVVGINSQQQGYRMEYAECWGCLDYVWERTNLGYVSDINHPNSTQMTSSAYVINQDHLDVIGVGPDTFDEMEFYAAITDYIADRGN comes from the coding sequence ATGAAGAACCCAAGTACCCTGAAAAAACTGGGCGCGGCTGCTCTCATTGCAGCAGGCATCCTCTCCGCACCGCAAGCCATGGCTCGCGACGCAGACCTGACTCAGTATCCGGTGGTGTTCGCCCATGGTATGGCCGGCTTCGACGACATTCTCGGTTACGATTACTGGGGGGACGATTACGGCACCTTCGTCCTCGACCCCTGTGACAAGCTGTTTGAGTCGAACTGCAATGGCGATATCAATGACAATCAGCGCAGTTTTGTCTCGGCAGTGACTCCGTTCCAGAGTTCCGAGGTTCGTGGCTACCAGCTTGCCAATAACATCGAGAGTTACATGGCAACGTCGGGAGCCAGTCGAGTGAACATTGTTTCGCATTCACAGGGTGGCATCGATGCCCGCAAGGCAGCGCGACTGCTTCGTGAGCGCAAAGGCTACCGGGTCGTGGAAACGCATGTCAGTATTTCCTCACCGCACCGGGGTTCCCCCGCGGCAAAATACATCCTGGATTATTACGCCAATTCGGTTACCGAAACCCTGGCAAACTACTTCGGCGACATCGTTTACAACAGTGGCAACGATGCCATAGCCGGTGCCAAGCAACTGGTCTACAACGACTACGATGCCAACGACGGTGTTACCACCGGTCTGAAGGCGTTCAACCAGAAATACCCATCGAGCACCAGCTATGTCGCCAATTCGGTATCGCTGATGACTGCCCAGGATGGTGGCAATGTGAATCCTGCGTTGTGGTTGTTGTCCGAACTCATCTACGACATTGACGGAGACGGCTACTGCTACGACGACTGCAACAATGACGGCGCAGCGGGCCAGGGCGATGGCAATCCCAATGAGCGGGATGATGACGGCGTGGTCGGCATCAACAGTCAGCAGCAAGGTTATCGCATGGAATACGCGGAATGCTGGGGCTGCCTGGACTATGTCTGGGAGCGAACAAACCTGGGTTATGTCTCGGATATCAACCACCCCAATAGCACCCAGATGACCTCGTCGGCCTATGTCATCAACCAGGACCACCTCGATGTGATCGGTGTCGGTCCGGACACCTTCGACGAGATGGAGTTTTACGCCGCAATCACGGACTACATTGCGGATCGCGGAAACTGA
- a CDS encoding nitroreductase family protein — MNAKAGALPDINVEEFRKVVRSRRSIRRFRDEPVPDDVLADCLDLATLAPNSSNLQPWEFYVVRTPELKSRLADACLGQNAAKTAPVLIAIVARTDTWRNHARLAVEEWPEEKLPPIVEKYYRKIAPIHYSQGPLGLLGVAKKAAGYVVGLSRPVPRGPYSANEMKVWATKSTALAAENLMLALRAHGYDSCPMEGFDECRVKKLLKIPRKGLVTMVLAAGKRAENGVYNQQYRLDQTQLIHYL, encoded by the coding sequence ATGAATGCTAAGGCAGGCGCTCTCCCGGACATCAACGTGGAAGAGTTTCGAAAAGTGGTGCGCAGCCGACGTTCGATACGTCGATTCAGGGACGAACCGGTGCCGGACGACGTCCTCGCGGACTGCCTCGATCTGGCCACACTCGCTCCCAACTCAAGCAATTTGCAGCCCTGGGAGTTTTATGTGGTTCGCACGCCGGAATTGAAATCCAGGCTGGCCGACGCCTGCCTCGGGCAGAATGCGGCCAAAACCGCACCGGTCCTGATTGCCATTGTTGCCCGCACCGACACATGGCGGAACCACGCCCGCCTCGCGGTCGAGGAATGGCCTGAAGAGAAACTCCCGCCGATTGTCGAAAAGTACTACCGCAAGATTGCTCCAATCCATTACAGCCAGGGACCACTGGGTCTTCTGGGCGTTGCGAAGAAGGCCGCCGGGTACGTGGTTGGACTGTCCCGCCCGGTTCCAAGGGGCCCCTATTCAGCCAATGAAATGAAAGTTTGGGCCACCAAATCAACCGCATTGGCCGCCGAAAACCTGATGCTGGCCCTCCGGGCCCACGGGTATGACTCCTGTCCGATGGAAGGCTTCGATGAATGCCGGGTGAAAAAACTGCTGAAAATTCCCAGGAAAGGGCTGGTCACCATGGTATTGGCAGCCGGAAAACGGGCAGAGAACGGCGTTTATAACCAGCAGTACCGGTTAGACCAGACGCAACTGATTCACTATCTGTAA
- the gap gene encoding type I glyceraldehyde-3-phosphate dehydrogenase — MTIRIAINGFGRIGRNALRALYENEYRKQLQVVAINDLGDAETNAHLLKYDSVHGRFEGVVGHDAESLTVNGDRIAISAARNPEELPWRDFHVDVVLECTGLFTRRDAAAAHLRAGARKAIISAPSPDADATVVYGVNHQILSREHDVISNASCTTNCLAPVVEALHKTVGIESGLMTTIHSYTNDQKLSDVFHSDLYRARSATQSMIPTKTGAAAAIGKVIPELDGKLDGLAVRVPTINVSLVDFGFIAGRDTTVEEINEAVRAAAETSPILGYNMEKLVSVDFNHNALSSVFDGNHTRVLGRHVKVMAWYDNEWGFSNRMLDNAIALIQANQ; from the coding sequence ATGACTATCCGCATCGCAATCAACGGCTTTGGAAGGATCGGTCGCAATGCTCTCCGGGCACTTTATGAAAACGAGTACCGGAAGCAGCTTCAGGTAGTGGCGATCAATGACCTTGGTGATGCCGAAACCAATGCACATCTGCTCAAGTATGATAGCGTCCACGGTCGTTTTGAAGGCGTGGTAGGCCACGATGCGGAATCACTGACGGTGAATGGTGACCGCATCGCCATTTCCGCCGCTCGCAATCCCGAAGAATTGCCCTGGCGGGATTTCCATGTCGACGTCGTGCTCGAGTGTACCGGCCTCTTCACCCGACGCGATGCCGCAGCCGCGCACCTCAGAGCCGGAGCCCGCAAAGCCATCATCTCTGCCCCCTCCCCTGACGCCGACGCTACCGTGGTTTACGGCGTCAATCATCAGATCCTGTCCCGAGAGCATGACGTAATCTCGAATGCCTCCTGCACCACCAACTGCCTGGCGCCCGTCGTTGAAGCTCTGCACAAGACCGTGGGCATCGAAAGCGGCCTTATGACCACCATTCATTCCTACACGAATGACCAGAAACTCAGCGACGTCTTCCACTCGGACCTGTACCGTGCCCGCTCGGCTACGCAGTCGATGATTCCAACCAAAACCGGGGCCGCCGCTGCCATTGGCAAGGTGATACCGGAACTCGATGGCAAACTCGATGGCCTGGCTGTCCGGGTCCCCACCATCAATGTCTCATTGGTGGACTTCGGCTTCATCGCCGGCCGGGACACCACCGTTGAGGAAATCAACGAGGCGGTCAGGGCGGCGGCCGAGACCAGCCCCATTCTCGGCTATAACATGGAGAAACTGGTCAGCGTAGACTTCAACCACAATGCCCTATCCAGTGTTTTCGACGGCAACCACACCCGCGTATTGGGCCGTCACGTAAAAGTCATGGCCTGGTACGACAATGAGTGGGGATTTTCGAACCGAATGCTGGATAACGCCATAGCCCTGATCCAGGCTAACCAGTAA
- the glk gene encoding glucokinase: MTADHYALVGDIGGTNARFALVEQGSSRLEAVEALPCRDYGNFEDAVVDYLRRAGVAAVSEACFAVASPVSGTRVRMTNNHWCFDTDEIRSRFGWQSFKVVNDYTAMALGVPHVGSDRLVHVCGGPGDARGPRLVMGPGTGLGVSALVPISHGWVPLMTEGGHVDFAPTDDTEMAVLRILKARFGRVSVERILSGQGLLNLYRAHAEIQGVAAPLDAPDKVTAAALGQADALARHTLRHFCEILGRVAGNAVLTLGSTGGVYLCGGILPRFLDFFLESPFRVGFEDKGRMRPLVERTPVYVVTEPHTGLLGAAEALGNPEV; encoded by the coding sequence ATGACCGCAGATCATTACGCCCTGGTAGGGGATATTGGTGGTACCAACGCCCGGTTTGCACTGGTCGAGCAGGGCAGTAGCCGGCTGGAAGCCGTTGAAGCCCTGCCATGCAGGGATTACGGCAATTTCGAGGATGCCGTGGTGGACTACCTCAGGCGCGCCGGCGTGGCAGCTGTTTCCGAAGCCTGCTTTGCGGTGGCCTCTCCGGTGAGCGGTACCCGGGTACGGATGACCAATAACCACTGGTGCTTCGACACCGACGAGATCCGGTCCCGGTTTGGCTGGCAGTCTTTCAAGGTTGTAAATGACTATACGGCCATGGCGCTGGGCGTGCCTCACGTTGGTTCAGATAGGCTGGTTCATGTTTGTGGCGGGCCGGGCGATGCCCGCGGGCCCCGGCTGGTGATGGGCCCGGGAACCGGCCTGGGTGTCTCCGCTCTGGTGCCCATTAGCCACGGCTGGGTGCCCCTGATGACCGAAGGTGGTCATGTGGACTTTGCGCCCACCGACGATACTGAAATGGCCGTCCTGCGCATCTTGAAAGCCCGCTTTGGTCGTGTGTCCGTGGAACGGATTCTGTCCGGCCAGGGGTTGCTGAATCTTTACCGGGCCCACGCGGAAATCCAGGGTGTTGCCGCTCCGCTGGACGCGCCGGACAAAGTCACCGCGGCGGCACTGGGACAGGCGGATGCTTTGGCACGTCACACCTTGCGGCATTTCTGCGAAATTCTGGGACGGGTTGCCGGCAATGCGGTGCTGACGTTGGGCAGCACCGGCGGCGTCTATCTCTGTGGTGGCATCCTGCCCCGCTTTCTCGATTTCTTCCTTGAGAGCCCCTTTCGGGTGGGCTTCGAAGACAAGGGTCGCATGCGCCCACTGGTCGAGCGTACTCCAGTCTATGTGGTGACCGAGCCCCACACCGGTCTTCTGGGTGCGGCTGAGGCGCTGGGGAATCCGGAGGTCTAA
- the edd gene encoding phosphogluconate dehydratase yields the protein MHPIVDKVTQRIIDRSRSSRQDYLNRMNELKDQSPHRSSLSCGNLAHGFAACAPGDKDALKFMNKANVAVVSAYNDMLSAHQPYEKFPDIIREAAHGMGSVAQFAGGTPAMCDGVTQGQPGMELSLFSRDTIAMSTAVALSHNMFDATLLLGICDKIVPGLLIGSLSFGYLPTILVPAGPMPSGLPNKEKQRIRQLYAEGKVGRDELLEAESKSYHSPGTCTFYGTANSNQLLVEVMGLHLPGAAFVNPGTPLRDRLTRVATEQVIRLSKPHGGELGLGDMVDEKSIVNALVALLVTGGSTNHTIHWIAIARAAGIIIDWNDYAELSSVVPSMTRIYPNGQEDVNAFHEAGGTPFLIRELLNGGYLHNDVETVVGHGLDRYSRHPVLEGDNLAWQPAPAKSLRPEVLSSAAEPFAPDGGLRVLDGNLGRGVIKVSAVAEEHRRVEAPAVVFDDQNELKAAFDAGDLDKDCIVVVRFQGPKANGMPELHKLTPYLGVLQDRGYKVGLVTDGRMSGASGKVPAAIHVYPEALDGGPLARVRDGDLICLDAQTGRLSVEVDHHEFVERGSVKADLSGYHHGYGRELFGWMRRSASTPEEGASFFWNHNA from the coding sequence ATGCACCCGATCGTCGACAAGGTTACACAGCGAATCATTGACCGCAGTCGGTCCAGCCGGCAGGACTATCTCAACCGGATGAATGAGCTGAAAGACCAGTCCCCCCATCGGAGCAGCCTTTCGTGCGGAAATCTGGCGCATGGTTTTGCAGCTTGTGCTCCCGGCGACAAGGACGCACTGAAGTTCATGAACAAGGCCAACGTCGCTGTCGTGTCTGCCTACAATGATATGCTTTCGGCCCACCAGCCCTATGAAAAGTTCCCGGATATTATCCGGGAGGCAGCCCACGGCATGGGGTCAGTCGCCCAGTTTGCGGGGGGCACGCCGGCCATGTGTGATGGCGTAACCCAGGGGCAGCCGGGTATGGAACTCAGCCTTTTTTCCCGCGACACCATTGCCATGAGTACCGCAGTGGCGCTGAGTCATAATATGTTTGACGCCACCTTGCTTCTGGGGATCTGTGACAAGATTGTTCCCGGGCTGCTGATTGGCTCCCTCAGCTTTGGTTATCTGCCGACCATCCTGGTTCCGGCCGGTCCGATGCCGTCGGGTTTGCCAAACAAGGAGAAGCAGCGCATTCGACAGCTTTATGCCGAAGGTAAGGTTGGGAGGGATGAGCTGCTGGAGGCCGAAAGCAAGTCTTACCACAGTCCCGGTACTTGCACGTTCTACGGCACGGCCAACAGCAATCAACTGCTGGTGGAGGTAATGGGGCTGCACCTGCCCGGTGCCGCCTTTGTGAATCCCGGTACCCCGCTTCGGGATAGGCTGACCCGGGTGGCGACGGAGCAGGTGATTCGATTGTCCAAACCCCATGGCGGCGAGCTCGGTCTGGGCGATATGGTTGACGAGAAAAGCATCGTCAATGCGCTGGTCGCCTTGCTGGTGACCGGCGGATCAACCAATCACACCATTCACTGGATTGCCATTGCCCGCGCCGCCGGCATCATCATCGACTGGAACGACTATGCGGAGTTGTCCTCGGTGGTGCCCTCCATGACCCGCATCTATCCGAACGGCCAGGAAGATGTGAACGCCTTCCATGAGGCAGGCGGCACCCCGTTTCTGATTCGTGAGCTGCTGAATGGCGGGTATCTGCACAACGATGTCGAGACTGTGGTGGGGCACGGTCTGGACCGGTACTCCCGGCATCCCGTCCTGGAGGGTGATAACCTGGCCTGGCAGCCGGCACCGGCGAAAAGTCTGCGTCCGGAAGTGCTCAGTTCGGCGGCTGAGCCCTTTGCCCCGGATGGGGGATTGCGTGTTCTGGATGGCAATCTGGGACGGGGGGTTATCAAGGTGTCGGCAGTGGCGGAGGAACACCGCAGAGTGGAAGCCCCGGCGGTGGTTTTCGATGATCAGAACGAACTGAAAGCAGCGTTCGATGCCGGCGATCTGGACAAGGACTGCATCGTCGTTGTGCGCTTCCAGGGGCCAAAGGCTAATGGTATGCCGGAGTTACACAAACTGACCCCCTACCTGGGCGTCCTTCAGGATCGGGGTTACAAGGTCGGTTTGGTGACCGACGGCAGAATGTCCGGGGCCTCAGGCAAGGTGCCCGCGGCTATTCATGTCTACCCGGAAGCGCTTGATGGCGGGCCATTGGCTCGGGTCCGGGACGGTGACCTGATCTGCCTCGATGCACAGACTGGCCGTTTGAGCGTCGAGGTTGACCATCACGAGTTTGTAGAACGGGGTTCGGTCAAAGCTGACCTTAGCGGATACCATCACGGTTACGGTCGGGAGTTGTTCGGCTGGATGCGCCGTTCTGCGAGTACCCCCGAGGAGGGCGCCAGCTTTTTCTGGAATCATAACGCATGA